Proteins encoded within one genomic window of Micromonospora halotolerans:
- a CDS encoding DUF2079 domain-containing protein codes for MPSSPSLATGPPTAPATRSRRADLVLVLAAVALALWVTSGMWRDPNTRTITVNSSDQALFEWLLAFGGHAVTHGENPLFTHLINVPDGVNLAVNTSITAYAVVFAPLTYLIGPPATFLVILTLNLAATAVAWYWLLSRHLVASRLAAGIGALFIAYCPAMVSHANAHLNWTAGWLVPLLIWGVLRLRRPGRAVAGGVVLGVLVAVAFSIAAEGLFFTALALALFLLVWALHPARRAEARAALPSFLRGLGVTALVSGVLLAYPLWLHFAGPQRFHGTGFDPLIHSEDIAAFGSYPRRSLAGWAGLGTSLAPNPTEENSFFGIPLLLLAVACFVLLRRRADRAFRATLTALGVTALVFAVLSWGPTAKWNGRRTDQLLPFGVLDNLPVINAALPSRLALVVAPVIGLLLAYAVDSLRARPPRHRSTELAWALGFAAALLPLLPTPLLTSVREPVPAFITTGAWQRYVSPGGVLTPLPLTVDIYPDGQRWQAYALAHRQGEFRIPAGFFLGPGGPDGRGRIGPVPRTFSALMDQAGRTGLVPIITDGSIRESRTDLRYWGVETVVLADRVHGAKFDVDEEAVRRTATALLGRPERVEDVWVWRVPPA; via the coding sequence GTGCCGTCCTCCCCGTCCCTGGCCACCGGCCCGCCGACCGCGCCCGCCACCCGGAGCCGGCGCGCCGACCTGGTGCTGGTGCTCGCCGCGGTGGCCCTGGCCCTCTGGGTGACCAGCGGGATGTGGCGGGACCCGAACACCCGCACGATCACCGTGAACTCCAGCGACCAGGCGCTCTTCGAGTGGCTGCTGGCCTTCGGCGGGCACGCCGTGACCCACGGGGAGAACCCGCTCTTCACCCACCTGATCAACGTGCCGGACGGGGTGAACCTCGCGGTCAACACCTCGATCACCGCGTACGCGGTGGTCTTCGCGCCGCTGACGTACCTGATCGGGCCGCCCGCGACGTTCCTGGTGATCCTCACGCTCAACCTGGCCGCCACCGCGGTGGCCTGGTACTGGCTGCTCAGCCGGCACCTGGTCGCCAGCCGGCTGGCCGCCGGGATCGGTGCCCTCTTCATCGCCTACTGCCCGGCCATGGTGTCGCACGCCAACGCGCACCTGAACTGGACCGCCGGCTGGCTGGTGCCGCTGCTCATCTGGGGCGTGCTCCGGCTGCGCCGCCCCGGGCGCGCGGTCGCCGGCGGCGTCGTGCTCGGCGTGCTGGTGGCGGTCGCCTTCTCGATCGCCGCCGAGGGGCTCTTCTTCACGGCGCTGGCGCTCGCCCTGTTCCTGCTGGTGTGGGCGCTGCACCCGGCCCGCCGGGCCGAGGCGCGGGCCGCGCTGCCGAGCTTCCTGCGCGGGCTCGGCGTGACCGCGCTCGTCTCCGGGGTGCTGCTGGCGTACCCGCTGTGGCTGCACTTCGCCGGGCCGCAGCGGTTCCACGGCACCGGCTTCGACCCGCTCATCCACTCCGAGGACATCGCGGCCTTCGGGTCGTACCCCCGCCGGTCGCTGGCCGGCTGGGCCGGGCTCGGCACCTCGCTGGCGCCCAACCCGACCGAGGAGAACTCCTTCTTCGGCATCCCGCTGCTGCTGCTCGCCGTGGCCTGCTTCGTCCTGCTCCGGCGGCGCGCCGACCGGGCGTTCCGGGCCACGCTCACCGCGCTCGGCGTGACCGCGCTGGTCTTCGCCGTGCTCTCCTGGGGCCCCACGGCCAAGTGGAACGGCCGGCGCACCGACCAGCTGCTGCCGTTCGGGGTGCTGGACAACCTGCCGGTGATCAACGCGGCGCTGCCCTCCCGGCTCGCCCTGGTGGTGGCCCCGGTGATCGGGCTGCTGCTGGCGTACGCGGTCGACTCGCTGCGCGCCCGGCCGCCCCGGCACCGCTCCACCGAGCTGGCCTGGGCGCTCGGCTTCGCCGCCGCGCTGCTGCCGCTGCTGCCCACCCCGCTGCTGACCAGCGTCCGGGAGCCGGTGCCGGCGTTCATCACCACCGGCGCCTGGCAGCGCTACGTCTCCCCCGGCGGGGTGCTCACCCCGCTGCCGCTGACCGTCGACATCTATCCCGACGGCCAGCGCTGGCAGGCGTACGCCCTGGCGCACCGGCAGGGCGAGTTCCGCATCCCGGCCGGCTTCTTCCTCGGCCCGGGCGGGCCGGACGGCCGGGGCCGGATCGGGCCCGTCCCGCGCACCTTCAGCGCGCTCATGGACCAGGCCGGCCGGACCGGGCTGGTGCCGATCATCACCGACGGCAGCATCCGGGAGTCCCGAACCGACCTGCGCTACTGGGGGGTCGAGACGGTGGTGCTGGCCGACCGGGTGCACGGGGCGAAGTTCGATGTCGACGAGGAGGCGGTGCGACGCACCGCCACGGCCCTGCTCGGCCGGCCCGAGCGGGTCGAGGACGTCTGGGTCTGGCGGGTGCCGCCGGCCTGA
- a CDS encoding extracellular catalytic domain type 1 short-chain-length polyhydroxyalkanoate depolymerase — MRRSSSLLTRLSGVAAGVVLAAAAVLAAAPPAQAAALTQVTGFGSNPGNLAMYAYRPDGLPANAPAVVLLHGCTQNASTYFTNSGWQKYADQWKFTLIVPQQPSANNANSCFNWFETGDTARGQGEALSIKQMVDYARSSYGTDGSRVFVSGLSGGGAMSAVMLATYPDVFAAGSVIAGLPYRCATSMTNAFTCMNPGVDKTPAQWGDLVRNAYPGYTGKRPRVAIWHGTSDTTVAPLNATESRDQWTNVLGVPQTPSSTASLPAGTSMEVYGSDQVRLYRVSGMGHGTPIDPGSAADQCGTAGAYFLDTICSTYRDALFFGLNGGGGTPSPTPTATASPTPTPTTAPVCVTASNYAHVTAGRAYQSGGYAYALGSNQRMGLDNTFYTSTLKQTGPAYWVIGC; from the coding sequence GTGCGCCGTTCCTCATCCCTTCTCACCCGCCTGTCCGGGGTGGCGGCCGGGGTCGTGCTGGCCGCGGCCGCCGTCCTCGCCGCCGCGCCGCCCGCACAGGCCGCCGCGCTCACCCAGGTCACCGGCTTCGGCTCGAACCCCGGCAACCTGGCCATGTACGCCTACCGCCCGGACGGCCTGCCGGCCAACGCCCCGGCCGTCGTGCTGCTGCACGGCTGCACCCAGAACGCCTCGACCTACTTCACCAACTCGGGCTGGCAGAAGTACGCCGACCAGTGGAAGTTCACGCTGATCGTGCCGCAGCAGCCCTCGGCCAACAACGCGAACTCCTGCTTCAACTGGTTCGAGACCGGGGACACCGCCCGGGGCCAGGGCGAGGCGCTGTCGATCAAGCAGATGGTCGACTACGCCCGGTCCAGCTACGGAACCGACGGGAGCCGGGTCTTCGTCAGCGGCCTGTCCGGCGGCGGGGCGATGAGCGCCGTCATGCTCGCCACCTACCCGGACGTGTTCGCCGCCGGCTCGGTCATCGCCGGCCTGCCGTACCGCTGCGCCACCAGCATGACCAACGCCTTCACCTGCATGAACCCCGGCGTGGACAAGACCCCGGCGCAGTGGGGCGACCTGGTCCGCAACGCCTACCCCGGCTACACCGGCAAGCGGCCCCGGGTGGCCATCTGGCACGGCACCTCGGACACCACGGTCGCGCCGCTGAACGCCACCGAGTCGCGGGACCAGTGGACCAACGTGCTGGGTGTCCCGCAGACCCCGAGCAGCACCGCCTCGCTGCCGGCGGGCACGAGCATGGAGGTCTACGGCAGCGACCAGGTGCGGCTCTACCGGGTCTCCGGCATGGGCCACGGCACCCCGATCGACCCGGGCTCGGCGGCCGACCAGTGCGGCACCGCCGGGGCGTACTTCCTGGACACCATCTGCTCGACCTACCGCGACGCGCTCTTCTTCGGCCTGAACGGCGGGGGCGGCACGCCCAGCCCGACGCCGACGGCGACCGCGTCGCCGACCCCGACCCCGACCACCGCGCCGGTCTGCGTCACCGCGAGCAACTACGCGCACGTCACGGCCGGCCGCGCCTACCAGTCCGGCGGCTACGCCTACGCCCTGGGCAGCAACCAGCGGATGGGCCTCGACAACACCTTCTACACCAGCACCCTCAAGCAGACCGGCCCCGCCTACTGGGTCATCGGCTGCTGA
- a CDS encoding TIGR01777 family oxidoreductase: MRILMAGVSGFLGTRLVDRLTADGHQVTRLVRRAPRTPDERRWNPSAAQLDPQVVADADAVVNLAGAGVGDKRWNDAYKGLIRSSRVDSTTTLAITIAGLPAADRPAVLLNSSAVGWYGNTGDRTVEEDSPAGEGFLADVCRVWEAATRPAEDAGARVVRLRTGLPLHRDGGALKPQLLPFRLGVGGKLGNGRQWLPWISLRDWLDAVTFLLARDDLAGPVNVVGPAPVTNAEFTRELARQLHRPAVMPIPAVALKVALGGFAHEALTSTRVLPGVLGKAGFSWTHPDLPGALHAALTD; the protein is encoded by the coding sequence ATGCGGATCCTCATGGCCGGAGTCTCCGGTTTCCTCGGCACCCGACTGGTCGACCGACTCACCGCGGACGGGCACCAGGTCACCCGCCTGGTCCGCCGCGCGCCGCGCACCCCTGACGAGCGGCGCTGGAACCCGTCCGCCGCGCAGCTCGACCCGCAGGTGGTGGCCGACGCCGACGCGGTGGTGAACCTGGCCGGCGCGGGGGTGGGCGACAAGCGCTGGAACGACGCGTACAAGGGCCTGATCCGGTCCAGCCGGGTGGACAGCACCACCACGCTGGCGATCACCATCGCCGGGCTGCCCGCCGCCGACCGGCCCGCCGTGCTGCTCAACTCCTCCGCCGTCGGCTGGTACGGCAACACCGGCGACCGGACGGTCGAGGAGGACTCGCCGGCCGGCGAGGGCTTCCTGGCCGACGTCTGCCGGGTGTGGGAGGCGGCCACCCGCCCGGCCGAGGACGCCGGCGCCCGGGTGGTGCGGCTGCGCACCGGGCTCCCCCTGCACCGCGACGGCGGGGCGCTCAAGCCGCAGCTGCTGCCGTTCCGGCTGGGCGTCGGCGGCAAGCTGGGCAACGGCCGGCAGTGGCTGCCGTGGATCTCGCTGCGGGACTGGCTGGACGCGGTGACCTTCCTGCTGGCCCGCGACGACCTCGCCGGTCCGGTCAACGTGGTCGGTCCGGCCCCGGTCACCAACGCCGAGTTCACCCGGGAACTGGCCCGCCAGCTGCACCGGCCGGCGGTCATGCCGATCCCGGCGGTGGCCCTGAAGGTCGCCCTGGGCGGCTTCGCCCACGAGGCGCTCACCAGCACCCGGGTGCTGCCCGGTGTGCTCGGCAAGGCCGGCTTCTCCTGGACCCACCCGGACCTGCCGGGCGCGCTGCACGCCGCCCTCACCGACTGA
- a CDS encoding DinB family protein, with protein sequence MIDERFALPATVDERSLLETFLDFQRDALVRKCADLTDAQLRLRPVPSSGLSLIGLVRHLATVERWYFQAVLAEARPGDLYDLTDDPDAPFTDVAEATGAETFALWRAEVAAARRITAERPLDAVGRNPGTGRPHSLRWVLAHMIDEYARHLGHADILREAIDGRTGE encoded by the coding sequence ATGATCGATGAACGGTTCGCGTTGCCGGCCACCGTGGACGAACGCTCCCTGCTCGAGACGTTCCTGGATTTCCAGCGGGACGCGCTGGTCCGCAAGTGCGCCGACCTCACCGACGCGCAGCTGCGCCTGCGGCCGGTGCCCTCGTCCGGCCTGTCCCTGATCGGCCTGGTCCGGCACCTGGCCACCGTGGAGCGGTGGTATTTCCAGGCGGTGCTCGCCGAGGCCCGCCCCGGCGACCTCTACGACCTCACCGACGACCCGGACGCCCCGTTCACCGACGTCGCGGAGGCCACCGGCGCGGAGACCTTCGCGCTCTGGCGCGCGGAGGTGGCCGCCGCGCGGCGGATCACCGCCGAACGCCCGCTGGACGCGGTCGGCCGCAACCCCGGCACCGGGCGCCCGCACTCCCTGCGCTGGGTTCTCGCGCACATGATCGACGAGTACGCCCGCCACCTCGGGCACGCCGACATCCTGCGGGAGGCGATCGACGGCCGGACCGGGGAGTGA
- a CDS encoding alpha/beta fold hydrolase, whose amino-acid sequence MHSAIVTPDGSRIRWAELPGTEPTRVYLHGLGASSATYYAEAVAHPALAGHRSLLLDLLGFGISDRPAHAAYTLDMHADLLAHALDQAAVTDADVIAHSAGGAVAVLLAARHPRLVRRLVLVDPALDATETLPTTKRPGSSGIGVYHTEQEFLDHGWDETMAFVGPEWAATMRLAGPEALYRTAMSLLRGTTPGVREELERLAVPRTVLYPAADRPRSDASRLAAAGVDAVAIPDCGHNIMVDNPTRFALAVAAALAGRD is encoded by the coding sequence ATGCACAGCGCCATCGTGACCCCGGACGGTTCCCGCATCCGCTGGGCCGAGCTCCCCGGCACCGAACCCACCCGCGTCTACCTGCACGGACTCGGTGCCAGCTCCGCCACCTACTACGCCGAGGCCGTCGCCCACCCCGCCCTGGCCGGGCACCGCTCACTGCTCCTGGACCTGCTGGGCTTCGGCATCAGCGACCGGCCGGCGCACGCGGCGTACACCCTGGACATGCACGCGGACCTGCTGGCCCACGCGCTGGACCAGGCGGCGGTGACGGACGCCGACGTGATCGCGCACAGCGCGGGCGGCGCCGTCGCGGTCCTGCTGGCGGCGCGCCACCCCCGGTTGGTACGCCGCCTCGTGCTCGTCGATCCCGCCCTCGACGCGACGGAGACGTTGCCGACGACGAAGCGGCCGGGCAGCTCGGGCATCGGCGTCTACCACACCGAGCAGGAGTTCCTGGACCACGGCTGGGACGAGACGATGGCGTTCGTCGGGCCGGAGTGGGCGGCCACGATGCGCCTGGCCGGACCGGAGGCGCTCTACCGCACGGCCATGAGCCTGCTCCGCGGCACGACCCCGGGCGTACGCGAGGAACTGGAGAGGCTGGCCGTGCCGCGCACGGTGCTGTATCCGGCGGCGGACCGGCCGCGGTCCGATGCGAGCCGGCTGGCCGCCGCGGGTGTCGACGCGGTGGCGATTCCGGACTGCGGCCACAACATCATGGTCGACAACCCGACGCGATTCGCCCTGGCCGTGGCGGCCGCACTGGCCGGCCGGGACTGA
- a CDS encoding PadR family transcriptional regulator produces MLELAVLGFLYDDQLHGYDLRKRIAALTGHVRPIADGTLYPLLKRLEAAGLLTRELQPGRVAAPRQVLSLTAAGRRALLDRLREPDDLFITDENRWFTLLAFLRHLDDPAAQAAVLRRRLTFLTQPASFFWDGDRPLRAADFDDPFRRGLFTIATATTRTELAWLRETLADLDA; encoded by the coding sequence ATGTTGGAACTCGCGGTCCTCGGCTTCCTCTACGACGACCAGCTGCACGGCTACGACCTGCGGAAGCGCATCGCCGCCCTGACCGGGCACGTGCGCCCGATCGCCGACGGCACGCTCTACCCGCTGCTCAAGCGCCTGGAGGCGGCCGGACTGCTGACCCGCGAGCTCCAGCCCGGCCGGGTGGCCGCGCCGCGACAGGTGCTGTCGCTGACCGCCGCCGGCCGCCGGGCCCTGCTCGACCGGCTGCGCGAGCCCGACGACCTGTTCATCACCGACGAGAACCGGTGGTTCACCCTGCTCGCGTTCCTGCGTCACCTCGACGACCCGGCGGCCCAGGCGGCGGTCCTGCGGCGGCGCCTGACCTTCCTCACCCAGCCGGCCAGCTTCTTCTGGGACGGCGACCGGCCGCTGCGCGCCGCCGACTTCGACGACCCGTTCCGGCGGGGGCTGTTCACCATCGCGACGGCGACGACGCGCACCGAGCTGGCCTGGCTGCGGGAGACGCTCGCGGATCTCGACGCCTGA
- a CDS encoding LLM class flavin-dependent oxidoreductase encodes MVTFSVQAGPTDAASWTDLARRVEAAGFDALLAADHPGHGPSPFVALAAAAAVTSTLGLGSYVSNAGVREPILLATDVATLDVVSGGRARLGLGAGHTPAEWRAVGRERPDVAARVRRCVAVAEAVRDLLAGNEVTVDTPELAAYAARLTELRPVRDRVPLTMGTANSALLRWAGAHADVVGLTGFGRTLADGHAHDVRWRADQIEAQLAHVAAGAAGRDAPPALEALVQQVTVTDDAEAAAASIAADTGLTVADLLATPFVLVGTADEIVAAVAEHRRRWGITRFVVRAGAVDALAPLLPRLTAIA; translated from the coding sequence ATGGTGACCTTCTCCGTGCAGGCCGGCCCGACCGACGCGGCGAGCTGGACCGACCTGGCCCGACGGGTCGAGGCGGCCGGGTTCGACGCGTTGCTGGCCGCCGACCACCCCGGCCACGGCCCGTCGCCGTTCGTGGCGCTCGCGGCCGCGGCGGCGGTGACGTCGACACTCGGCCTCGGCTCGTACGTCTCGAACGCCGGGGTGCGGGAGCCGATCCTGCTCGCCACCGACGTGGCCACCCTCGACGTGGTCTCCGGCGGCCGGGCCCGGCTCGGCCTGGGCGCCGGGCACACCCCGGCCGAGTGGCGGGCCGTCGGGCGCGAGCGCCCCGACGTCGCCGCCCGGGTCCGCCGCTGCGTCGCGGTCGCCGAGGCCGTGCGGGACCTGCTGGCCGGGAACGAGGTCACCGTGGACACCCCCGAGCTGGCCGCGTACGCCGCCCGGCTGACCGAGCTGCGACCGGTGCGGGACCGGGTCCCGCTCACCATGGGTACGGCCAACTCGGCGCTGCTGCGCTGGGCCGGCGCGCACGCCGACGTGGTCGGGCTGACCGGCTTCGGACGTACCCTGGCCGACGGCCACGCCCACGACGTGCGGTGGCGCGCCGACCAGATCGAGGCGCAGCTCGCGCACGTGGCGGCGGGGGCGGCCGGGCGGGACGCGCCGCCCGCGCTGGAGGCCCTGGTCCAGCAGGTGACCGTGACCGACGACGCGGAGGCCGCGGCCGCTTCGATCGCCGCCGACACCGGGCTGACCGTCGCCGATCTGCTGGCCACGCCGTTCGTGCTGGTCGGCACCGCTGACGAGATCGTCGCGGCCGTCGCCGAGCACCGGCGCCGCTGGGGGATCACCCGCTTCGTGGTCCGCGCCGGCGCCGTCGACGCCCTGGCCCCGCTGCTCCCCCGCCTGACCGCCATCGCCTGA
- a CDS encoding hemerythrin domain-containing protein: MHPSHPSSGRLTALGTQLIEIHHWLREELARLRASLDSPAGGAALTRELRAHCVGFCAALDRHHTGEDGGAFQALAERAPELRPVLAELSADHRVVADLLRRIDALLAGAADGRTVRAELDGLAALLESHFSYEERKLAAALNRLGGDPVELLGVTPPGDGDILERTETA, encoded by the coding sequence GTGCACCCATCCCACCCGTCGAGCGGCCGGCTGACCGCCCTCGGCACCCAGTTGATCGAGATCCACCACTGGCTCCGCGAGGAGCTGGCCCGGCTCCGCGCGAGCCTCGACTCCCCCGCCGGCGGCGCCGCCCTGACCCGGGAGCTGCGCGCGCACTGCGTCGGCTTCTGCGCCGCGCTGGACCGGCACCACACCGGCGAGGACGGCGGCGCGTTCCAGGCCCTGGCCGAGCGGGCGCCCGAGCTGCGTCCCGTGCTCGCCGAGCTGAGCGCCGACCACCGGGTGGTCGCCGACCTGCTGCGCCGGATCGACGCCCTGCTCGCCGGCGCGGCCGACGGCCGGACCGTCCGGGCCGAGCTGGACGGGCTGGCGGCGCTGCTGGAGTCGCACTTCAGCTACGAGGAGCGGAAACTGGCCGCCGCGTTGAACCGGCTGGGCGGCGACCCCGTGGAACTGCTCGGTGTCACGCCACCCGGAGACGGGGACATCCTCGAACGGACGGAGACCGCATGA
- a CDS encoding NAD(P)-dependent oxidoreductase — protein sequence MARSRRSALGAAGRGPTAVYSAGTAALVAALGTTRRLVVLSSAGLAVPAGAGPGTRLAARILRRVMRDTYADQARMEELLAGTELDWTAVRPTRLTDGPATGRVRTSIGGATPVGRQISRADLAAYVVAALDDPATFRTAVAVSS from the coding sequence GTGGCCAGGTCTCGGCGCTCGGCGCTCGGCGCGGCCGGTCGCGGACCCACCGCCGTCTACTCCGCCGGCACGGCCGCCCTGGTGGCGGCCCTGGGGACCACACGGCGGCTGGTCGTGCTCTCCTCCGCCGGCCTCGCCGTTCCGGCCGGCGCCGGTCCCGGCACCCGGCTCGCGGCCCGCATCCTGCGGCGCGTCATGCGGGACACGTACGCCGACCAGGCCCGGATGGAGGAACTGCTGGCCGGGACCGAGCTGGACTGGACCGCCGTGCGCCCCACCCGTCTGACCGACGGTCCGGCGACCGGCCGGGTCCGCACCTCGATCGGCGGCGCCACACCGGTCGGCCGCCAGATCAGCCGGGCGGACCTGGCCGCGTACGTGGTCGCCGCGCTGGACGATCCCGCCACCTTCCGCACCGCCGTGGCGGTCTCCTCGTGA
- a CDS encoding SgcJ/EcaC family oxidoreductase, whose translation MRQADSQRDNAAIRALLDQLAEAWAGGDGAGYGAAFTEDASYVTYVGTHYRGAAEIGAAHQALFDSFLKGTRLTIEADDLRFLTDDVAVLVSRGATGKGRPGKPDKIQTWTLVRGADGEWRVASFHNTRHQRLMEGVSFRLQPATRPAVGR comes from the coding sequence ATGCGACAGGCCGACAGCCAGCGCGACAACGCCGCCATCCGTGCCCTGCTGGACCAGCTCGCCGAAGCCTGGGCCGGCGGAGACGGCGCCGGCTACGGCGCCGCCTTCACCGAGGACGCCAGCTACGTCACCTACGTCGGCACCCACTACCGAGGGGCGGCCGAGATCGGCGCCGCGCACCAGGCGCTCTTCGACAGCTTCCTCAAGGGCACACGGCTCACCATCGAGGCCGATGACCTCCGGTTCCTCACCGACGACGTGGCCGTGCTGGTCAGTCGCGGCGCCACGGGCAAGGGGCGGCCGGGGAAGCCGGACAAGATCCAGACCTGGACCCTGGTGCGGGGCGCGGACGGCGAATGGCGCGTGGCCAGCTTCCACAACACCCGGCACCAGCGCCTCATGGAAGGCGTCTCGTTCCGGCTCCAGCCCGCGACCCGGCCCGCGGTCGGCCGCTGA
- a CDS encoding MarR family winged helix-turn-helix transcriptional regulator: protein MSTPQIRPDAAIYRRYLSAVLLHGHAGAKECGLGGTDLYALNILELAGPMTPGELGARTGLTTGPTTRLIDRLEQAGYVRRVPSPDDRRKVIVELVGKPAGLDEVLAPARRKIGEILQGYSPEQREVLFDYFARAAAAYEEAAAELRR from the coding sequence GTGTCAACTCCGCAGATACGTCCGGATGCCGCGATCTACCGGCGCTACCTGAGCGCGGTGCTGCTGCACGGCCACGCGGGCGCGAAGGAGTGCGGCCTCGGCGGCACCGACCTGTACGCGCTCAACATCCTGGAGCTGGCCGGGCCGATGACACCGGGCGAGCTGGGAGCGCGGACCGGCCTGACCACCGGGCCGACCACCCGGCTCATCGACCGCCTGGAACAGGCCGGCTACGTGCGCCGGGTGCCGTCACCGGACGACCGGCGGAAGGTGATCGTCGAGCTGGTCGGCAAGCCGGCCGGCCTGGACGAGGTGCTGGCCCCGGCGCGCCGGAAGATCGGCGAGATCCTCCAGGGCTACTCCCCGGAGCAGCGGGAGGTCCTGTTCGACTACTTCGCCCGTGCCGCGGCCGCGTACGAGGAGGCCGCCGCCGAGTTGCGCCGCTGA
- a CDS encoding low temperature requirement protein A: protein MSGFGWRGRLGPAVPVAPGARVDRFEVFFDLVFVFSFFIITRATALQVNGGALLHALLVLAVLWWTWVVHSIVATRIRLGEGFVPVLMTVGMAALFTFALSLPNAFRDPRGNAAGPIVAAISYTVIRGVHLLLYLHAVRDSPTERRQLLRFTPELVGSTLLLGIAALIPPKIDDLFSAAAVRDGLWALVVLLQYATGLVAGTWGWGVASAEHWTERYDLILIIALGESVISVGVGSNLLGQPPTWPAVAAAALGIFFTAALWWAHYDMIGPAARIALHAAEDGPRVAMARDAYGYLFLPMIAGIILFALGAEMIVHQIADPHVAQHLPAPGPGVPLLFGGVICYICGNMLFQLRTLRTLSWTRVVAVLLLAVSIPVAVHLPALAALTLLTAITVGMVAAEVVVFDEGRRALRRLVFEERTSHEAHEAAYRARWHEPHERDEGE, encoded by the coding sequence GTGAGCGGCTTCGGGTGGCGGGGACGCCTCGGGCCGGCGGTGCCGGTGGCGCCCGGGGCCCGGGTGGACCGGTTCGAGGTCTTCTTCGACCTGGTCTTCGTCTTCTCGTTCTTCATCATCACCCGGGCCACCGCGCTCCAGGTCAACGGCGGCGCGCTGCTGCACGCGCTGCTGGTCCTCGCCGTGCTGTGGTGGACGTGGGTCGTGCACAGCATCGTGGCCACCCGGATCCGGCTCGGCGAGGGCTTCGTCCCGGTCCTCATGACGGTCGGCATGGCGGCCCTGTTCACCTTCGCCCTGTCCCTGCCGAACGCGTTCCGGGACCCGCGCGGCAACGCGGCCGGGCCGATCGTCGCGGCGATCAGCTACACCGTCATCCGGGGCGTGCACCTGCTGCTCTACCTGCACGCCGTGCGGGACAGCCCGACGGAGCGCCGGCAGCTCCTCCGGTTCACCCCCGAACTGGTGGGCAGCACCCTGCTGCTGGGGATCGCCGCCCTGATCCCGCCGAAGATCGACGACCTCTTCTCGGCGGCGGCGGTCCGGGACGGGCTGTGGGCGCTCGTCGTGCTGCTCCAGTACGCCACGGGCCTCGTCGCGGGCACCTGGGGCTGGGGCGTGGCCTCCGCCGAGCACTGGACCGAGCGGTACGACCTCATCCTGATCATCGCGCTGGGCGAGTCGGTCATCTCCGTGGGCGTCGGCAGCAACCTGCTCGGCCAGCCCCCGACCTGGCCGGCCGTGGCGGCGGCCGCGCTCGGCATCTTCTTCACCGCCGCGCTCTGGTGGGCGCACTACGACATGATCGGGCCGGCCGCCCGGATCGCCCTGCACGCCGCCGAGGACGGCCCCCGCGTCGCCATGGCCCGGGACGCCTACGGCTACCTGTTCCTGCCGATGATCGCCGGCATCATCCTGTTCGCGCTCGGCGCGGAGATGATCGTGCACCAGATCGCCGACCCCCACGTGGCGCAGCACCTGCCGGCGCCCGGCCCCGGCGTGCCGCTGCTCTTCGGCGGGGTGATCTGCTACATCTGCGGCAACATGCTCTTCCAGCTCCGCACCCTGCGCACGCTGAGCTGGACCCGGGTCGTCGCCGTGCTGCTGCTGGCCGTGAGCATCCCGGTGGCCGTACACCTGCCCGCGCTGGCCGCCCTGACGCTGCTGACCGCCATCACCGTCGGCATGGTGGCCGCCGAGGTGGTGGTCTTCGACGAGGGCCGGCGGGCGCTGCGGAGGTTGGTCTTCGAGGAGCGCACCAGCCACGAGGCCCACGAGGCGGCCTACCGGGCACGCTGGCACGAACCCCACGAACGCGACGAGGGCGAGTGA
- a CDS encoding TetR/AcrR family transcriptional regulator: MPDRPLRADALRNRQRLLDVAVHTFSQAGGEVTLDRIAKEAGVGIGTLYRHFPSREALIEAAYRKELAKLCDAVPELLAALPAEAAVRAWMDRFVDYLATKRGMADALRLAIASGANPYAHSRDRLLAALSDLLAAGAAAGTVRADVAPADVLAGLSGVSLVAGEPDQRAQAGRLLDLLMDGLRHRPG, encoded by the coding sequence GTGCCCGACCGCCCGCTGCGCGCCGACGCGCTGCGCAACCGGCAGCGACTGCTGGACGTCGCGGTCCACACCTTTTCCCAGGCCGGCGGCGAGGTAACGCTGGACCGCATCGCCAAGGAGGCCGGCGTCGGCATCGGCACCCTCTACCGCCACTTCCCCAGCCGGGAGGCGCTGATCGAGGCGGCCTACCGCAAGGAGCTGGCCAAGCTCTGTGACGCCGTGCCCGAGCTGCTCGCGGCGCTGCCCGCCGAGGCGGCCGTCCGGGCCTGGATGGACCGCTTCGTCGACTACCTCGCCACCAAGCGAGGCATGGCCGACGCGCTGCGGCTGGCCATCGCCTCCGGCGCCAACCCGTACGCGCACAGCCGGGACCGGCTGCTCGCGGCGCTGAGCGACCTGCTGGCGGCCGGCGCCGCCGCCGGCACCGTACGCGCCGACGTGGCCCCCGCCGACGTGCTCGCCGGGCTGAGCGGCGTCTCCCTGGTGGCCGGCGAGCCGGACCAGCGCGCCCAGGCCGGCCGCCTGCTCGACCTGCTCATGGACGGGCTGCGCCACCGCCCGGGCTGA